CTGCCAGTCGTGGTTGCCTTCATCATCGGCCTTGTCATCGACTTCGCCCAAAAGCGCGAGGCACCCGCCGATGACCGCTCGTTTGTTGCCCGTATGGCGGTATAGTCGTCGCTAAGCGCAAATTTTTCGTACCTTCCGTAGGGTTGTGAGTATCAACTCAACGGAAGGTACTTTTATGTCTCGACTCCCCTTGTCACTCATTGATTTCTGCATGATCTACGACGGCGAAACAGCCGGCGAGTCCATGCAACGATCGGTCGAACTGGCGCAGAAGGCGGAGCGCTTGGGGTACTCCCGCATCTGGTACTCCGAGCACCACAACATGCCGACGATTGCATCGTCCTCGCCAGCCGTACTCATTGCGCATATCGGCGCGCGAACCGAGAAGATTCGCCTTGGTGCCGGCGGCGTTATGCTGCCCAACCACTCCCCCTACGTGATCGCGGAGCAGTTTGGCACCCTCGGAGAGCTTTATCCTGACCGTATCGACTTGGGGCTCGGCCGCGCTCCCGGCACGGACCAGAACACGCTGGGGCGTGCTTTGCGACGAGACCCCCGCGCCGCCGAAAACTTTCCCAACGACGTTGTCGAGTTGCACGGGTACTTCACGGGTCGACCGACCGTTCCGGGCGTGACCGCGGTGCCGGGCGTGGGCGTCAAGATGCCGTTGTATATCCTCGGCTCTTCGATGTTTGGCGCGTCGCTGGCCGCAAAGCTTGGGCTTCCATACTCCTTTGCTTCCCACTTCGCCCCCGCGCACCTAGTACAGGCCACGACGTACTATCGGGAAAATTTCGAGCCATCGGAAGTACTGTCCGAGCCGTATGTGATCGCGGCGGTCAATGTCACCGCTGCCGACACCCGCGAGGAAGCCCAGGAGCAGTTCGAGGGCGTCTGCCGTTCTCGCGTCAAGCGCAAGATCAGCCCTGGCGGTCGCACGCTTACCGACGAACAGCTGGACCAGGTGGTCAACTCCTACCAGGGTCAGCAAATCATCGAGATGTTGAAATTCACCGCAGTGG
The Corynebacterium breve genome window above contains:
- a CDS encoding LLM class flavin-dependent oxidoreductase, with the protein product MSRLPLSLIDFCMIYDGETAGESMQRSVELAQKAERLGYSRIWYSEHHNMPTIASSSPAVLIAHIGARTEKIRLGAGGVMLPNHSPYVIAEQFGTLGELYPDRIDLGLGRAPGTDQNTLGRALRRDPRAAENFPNDVVELHGYFTGRPTVPGVTAVPGVGVKMPLYILGSSMFGASLAAKLGLPYSFASHFAPAHLVQATTYYRENFEPSEVLSEPYVIAAVNVTAADTREEAQEQFEGVCRSRVKRKISPGGRTLTDEQLDQVVNSYQGQQIIEMLKFTAVGTGTDVVEYLEQFATMAQADELMISLQGRTNAEAQRSMEILADAWELDPNAPAGAPGSF